One segment of Sander vitreus isolate 19-12246 chromosome 20, sanVit1, whole genome shotgun sequence DNA contains the following:
- the tpp1 gene encoding tripeptidyl-peptidase 1, which produces MNTLVTFSIPLLFSSLVWSGYLEYDQDVLIPDDWTHVGRVDPTEELELTFALKQQNADLLEEILTLVSDPDSAQYGKHLTLEEVSSLVRPSELTQKVVHHWLQSHGITNCLTVRTRDFLQCTMTAEVAETLLLGSKFHRYIRDGHSLVRSSAPYSVHDDVHQHLDFVGGLHRLPPKGQDLNKASSNRKQKQSKAGVHLGVTPAILRARYNLTATDVGTAQNNSQAVAQFLEQYYSPADLAEFMGMYGRSFKHLSQVDRVVGTQGAGKAGLEASLDIEYIMSTGANISTWIFTNPGRHESQEPFLQWMVLLSNMSDLPWVHTISYGDDEDSLSTAYMMRINTEFMKAGVRGISLLFASGDSGAGCRHLGKEQNSFRPSFPASSPYVTTVGGTSFKNPFKVTYEVTDYISGGGFSNVFKMPDYQASAVDEYLKTVTATLPPQSYFNTSGRAYPDMAALSDNYWVVINRVPVPWVSGTSASTPVVGGMLSLINDQRLLKGLPALGFLNPRLYKLKGQALFDVTEGCHLSCLDEQVQGKGFCAAPSWDPVTGWGTPNYPALLAALLAE; this is translated from the exons ATGAACACGCT GGTGACCTTCTCTATCCCCTTGTTATTCAGCTCGTTGGTCTGGAGTGGATATCTGGAATATGACCAAGATGTCTT GATACCAGACGACTGGACTCATGTGGGTCGGGTGGACCCCACAGAGGAGCTGGAGCTGACCTTTgccctgaagcagcaaaacgcTGATCTGCTGGAGGAAATACTCACACTGGTGTCGGACCCTGACTCAGCACAATATG GTAAACACCTTACCCTGGAGGAAGTATCCTCCCTTGTGCGTCCGTCTGAACTGACCCAGAAAGTGGTGCATCACTGGCTGCAGAGTCATGGCATTACAAACTGCCTGACTGTACGCACTAGGGACTTTTTACAGTGCACGATGACTGCAGA GGTTGCAGAGACGCTGCTTCTGGGTAGCAAGTTCCATCGTTACATCAGGGACGGCCATTCTCTGGTGAGGTCTTCAGCTCCGTACTCTGTTCATGATGATGTTCACCAGCACCTGGACTTTG ttGGAGGGCTTCACCGCCTCCCTCCTAAAGGGCAGGACCTCAACAAAGCCTCTTCTAACAGGAAGCAAAAGCAGTCTAAGGCAGGGGTGCACCTGGGAGTGACTCCCGCCATTTTAAGGGCCCGCTATAACCTCACAGCAACTGATGTGGGAACAGCTCAGAACAACAGCCAGGCTGTAGCTCAG TTCTTGGAgcagtactacagccctgcagacCTGGCAGAATTTATGGGCATGTATGGCAGGAGCTTCAAGCATCTCTCTCAGGTGGACCGCGTTGTAGGCACTCAAGGAGCAGGAAAGGCTGGCCTGGAGGCCAGTCTGGATATAGAGTACATCATGAGCACAGGAGCAAACATCTCCACATGGATCTTCACCAATCCAG GTCGTCATGAGTCCCAGGAGCCTTTCCTCCAGTGGATGGTTTTGCTCAGCAACATGTCTGACCTGCCCTGGGTTCACACTATCAGCTACGGAGACGATGAAGACAGCCTGTCTACTGCGTACATGATGCGCATCAACACAGAGTTTATGAAGGCTGGCGTCAGGGGAATCTCTTTGCTTTTTGCTTCTG GTGACAGTGGTGCAGGCTGCAGACATTTGGGTAAAGAACAAAACTCTTTCAGGCCAAGTTTTCCTGCATCAAG CCCATATGTGACTACAGTAGGAGGAACCTCATTCAAGAACCCATTTAAGGTCACATATGAAGTCACAGATTACATCAGTGGAGGAGGCTTCAGCAACGTCTTCAAGATGCCTGACTACCAG GCCAGTGCAGTGGATGAGTATCTGAAGACTGTAACAGCAACCCTCCCTCCTCAGTCATATTTCAATACCAGTGGCAGGGCCTATCCAGACATGGCTGCCCTGTCAGATAACTACTGGGTGGTCATCAACAGAGTACCTGTCCCCTGGGTGTCTGGGACCTCG GCGTCAACCCCTGTGGTCGGAGGCATGCTGTCTCTCATCAATGACCAGCGGCTGCTAAAGGGCCTGCCTGCCCTGGGCTTCCTCAACCCTCGCCTCTACAAGCTTAAAGGACAAGCTCTCTTTGAT GTGACTGAAGGCTGTCACCTGAGCTGTCTGGACGAACAGGTTCAGGGTAAAGGTTTCTGTGCTGCACCATCGTGGGATCCTGTTACAGGCTGGGGGACACCAAACTACCCTGCACTGCTGGCTGCCCTGCTAGCTGAGTGA
- the yy1a gene encoding transcriptional repressor protein YY1a yields the protein MASGDTLYIEADGSEMPAEIVELHEIEVETIETTIVGDDGEHQPMIALQPLDTGDPNSIHSHQEVILVQTREEVVGEDDSELHTDDGFEDQILIPVPAVEEDYIEQTLVTVAGRSSSTGRMKRAGSGKKAGKRSYLGGGEMGRKWEQKQVQIKTLEGEFSVTMWASDDKKDHEEQITGENSPPDYSEYMTGKKLPPGGIPGIDLSDPKQLAEFARMKPRKVKEDDAPRTIACPHKGCTKMFRDNSAMRKHLHTHGPRVHVCAECGKAFVESSKLKRHQLVHTGEKPFQCTFEGCGKRFSLDFNLRTHVRIHTGDRPYVCPFDGCNKKFAQSTNLKSHILTHAKAKNNQ from the exons ATGGCCTCGGGGGACACCCTGTACATAGAAGCGGACGGGTCAGAAATGCCAGCCGAAATAGTGGAACTGCATGAAATCGAAGTAGAGACAATCGAGACAACAATTGTTGGAGACGACGGTGAACATCAGCCTATGATCGCCTTACAGCCTCTTGACACGGGTGATCCAAACTCGATTCACTCGCACCAAGAGGTGATTTTGGTGCAAACAAGAGAAGAGGTGGTGGGTGAGGATGACTCTGAACTGCACACGGATGACGGTTTTGAGGACCAAATCCTCATCCCAGTGCCCGCCGTAGAGGAGGACTATATCGAACAGACTCTCGTTACTGTCGCCGGGAGAAGCTCGTCGACAGGCCGGATGAAAAGGGCTGGAAGCGGAAAAAAAGCAGGCAAAAGGAGCTACCTGGGCGGGGGAGAAATGGGCAGAAAATGGGAACAGAAACAGGTCCAGATAAAAACGTTGGAGGGGGAGTTTTCAGTGACTATGTGGGCATCGG ATGATAAGAAGGACCATGAGGAGCAAATCACGGGTGAAAACTCTCCTCCGGATTATTCTGAATACATGACAGGGAAGAAGCTTCCTCCTGGAGGCATCCCAGGCATTGACCTCTCAGACCCCAAACAGCTGGCAGAGTTTGCACG AATGAAGCcaagaaaagtaaaagaagacgATGCGCCCAGGACGATAGCCTGTCCACACAAA GGATGTACCAAGATGTTCAGGGACAACTCTGCGATGAGAAAACACTTGCATACCCACGGGCCTCGTGTGCACGTCTGTGCAGAATGTGGCAAAGCCTTTGTTGAAAGTTCAAAACTGAAGAGGCATCAACTCgtacacacaggagagaaacctttccAG TGCACATTTGAGGGCTGTGGCAAGCGGTTCTCTCTGGACTTTAACTTGCGCACACATGTGCGTATTCACACTGGAGACCGCCCGTATGTGTGCCCCTTTGATGGCTGCAACAAAAAATTTGCCCAGTCAACCAACCTGAAGTCTCACATCCTCACACACGCCAAAGCCAAAAACAACCAGTGA
- the degs2 gene encoding sphingolipid delta(4)-desaturase/C4-monooxygenase DES2 yields MGKTGGRGDFEWVYNDQPHTSRRKEILAKYPEIKSLMGPDPQLKWVVSGMVLTQLLACYLVQDLSWKWIIFWAYAFGGCINHSLTLAIHDISHNVAFGNKLAKWNRWFAIWANLPIGLPYSASFKKYHIDHHRYLGGDQLDVDIPTDIEGWFFCTPARKVLWLFLQPFFYALRPLVVNPKPVGQLEILNAAVQFTVDFIIYYLWGLKPIVYLIAGSILCLGLHPISGHFIAEHYMFLKGHETYSYYGPLNWITFNVGYHMEHHDFPSIPGSKLPQVKQIAAEYYDSLPQHTSWIRVLWDFVFDDRIGPYARIKRDYKLSKKE; encoded by the exons ATGGGAAAGACAGGTGGAAGAGGCGACTTTGAATGGGTCTACAATGACCAGCCGCACACTtcaagaagaaaagaaattctGG CCAAATATCCAGAGATCAAATCCCTGATGGGTCCAGATCCCCAGCTGAAGTGGGTGGTATCAGGCATGGTCCTGACCCAGCTCCTGGCCTGCTACCTGGTCCAAGACCTCTCCTGGAAGTGGATCATCTTCTGGGCTTACGCCTTTGGAGGCTGCATTAACCACTCCCTGACTCTGGCTATCCATGACATCTCTCACAACGTGGCCTTTGGGAACAAGCTAGCGAAGTGGAACCGCTGGTTTGCCATATGGGCCAACCTGCCCATCGGGTTGCCTTACTCTGCCTCCTTTAAGAAGTACCACATCGACCACCATCGGTATCTTGGTGGTGACCAGCTGGATGTTGACATCCCTACAGACATTGAGGGATGGTTCTTCTGCACCCCGGCCAGGAAGGTCCTCTGGCTCTTCCTCCAGCCCTTCTTCTACGCCCTCCGCCCTTTGGTGGTCAATCCTAAACCAGTGGGTCAGCTGGAGATCCTTAATGCAGCTGTTCAGTTCACAGTGGACTTCATTATCTACTATCTATGGGGGCTGAAGCCCATTGTTTACCTCATTGCAGGTTCTATCCTGTGTTTGGGACTGCATCCTATCTCTGGACATTTCATAGCTGAGCATTACATGTTCCTGAAGGGACATGAGACATATTCTTACTATGGACCACTGAACTGGATCACCTTCAATGTTGGATATCACATGGAGCACCATGACTTCCCCAGCATACCTGGCAGTAAACTTCCTCAG GTCAAGCAAATTGCAGCAGAGTATTACGACTCCTTACCTCAACACACTTCCTGGATCCGGGTGTTATGGGACTTTGTTTTTGACGACCGCATCGGTCCATACGCTAGAATCAAACGGGACTACAAGCTAAGCAAGAAGGAATAG